In Synechococcus sp. KORDI-100, a single window of DNA contains:
- the argC gene encoding N-acetyl-gamma-glutamyl-phosphate reductase: MDSSNPSVLTGMASSRTARVAVIGASGYGGLQTVRLLQGHPGLVVSYLGGERSAGQHWSAICPFLPLPDDPTVQTVDPERIAEAADFAVLSLPNGLSSQLTPQLLQRGVRVVDLSADFRYRSLDRWSQVYVQEAQDLNRQDVDLCSQAIYGLPEWHGPAIAEAALVAAPGCFPTASLLPLLPFLKQGLIETGGIIVDAKTGTSGGGRVPKQSMLLAEASEAIAPYGVVGHRHTSEIEQMAEEVAGQTVQLQFTPHLVPMVRGLLSTVYARLRDPGLTAEDCTTVLQAVYRHHPCIEVLPVGTYPATKWVRHTNKAMLSVQVDTRTGQLVLMSVIDNLVKGQAGQGVQCLNLMAGLNAETGLPLQAFYP; encoded by the coding sequence ATGGACAGCAGCAATCCATCTGTGCTGACTGGCATGGCGTCGTCGCGGACGGCTCGCGTCGCTGTCATCGGTGCCTCTGGCTACGGAGGGCTCCAGACCGTGCGTTTGCTGCAGGGCCACCCTGGTTTGGTCGTCAGCTACCTCGGGGGAGAACGCAGCGCTGGACAGCACTGGAGTGCGATTTGCCCCTTTCTCCCCTTACCCGATGATCCGACGGTTCAGACGGTCGATCCGGAGCGGATTGCCGAAGCCGCTGATTTCGCAGTTCTCAGCCTCCCCAATGGTCTGTCGAGTCAGCTGACCCCTCAGTTGTTGCAACGGGGTGTGCGCGTTGTCGATCTCTCGGCTGACTTTCGTTACCGATCACTGGATCGTTGGAGTCAGGTGTATGTCCAGGAAGCACAGGATCTGAACCGCCAGGACGTTGACCTGTGCAGTCAGGCTATCTACGGCCTGCCGGAGTGGCATGGACCGGCCATTGCCGAGGCTGCGCTGGTGGCGGCCCCTGGCTGCTTTCCAACCGCCAGCCTGCTGCCGTTGCTCCCCTTCCTGAAGCAGGGACTGATCGAAACCGGCGGAATCATCGTCGACGCCAAGACAGGAACCTCTGGCGGCGGAAGGGTTCCCAAGCAATCGATGCTGCTCGCTGAGGCATCGGAGGCCATTGCTCCCTACGGAGTAGTGGGTCACCGCCACACCTCTGAAATCGAACAGATGGCGGAAGAGGTTGCGGGGCAAACCGTGCAGCTTCAATTCACGCCGCATCTCGTGCCGATGGTGCGTGGTTTGTTGTCCACCGTCTATGCGCGTCTCCGCGATCCAGGCCTGACCGCCGAGGATTGCACCACCGTGCTTCAGGCGGTCTATCGCCATCACCCCTGCATCGAGGTGCTCCCGGTGGGCACCTATCCCGCCACGAAATGGGTGCGCCACACCAACAAGGCCATGCTGTCGGTGCAGGTGGACACCCGTACAGGCCAGCTGGTGCTGATGAGTGTGATCGACAATCTGGTGAAAGGTCAGGCCGGCCAGGGGGTGCAGTGCCTGAACCTGATGGCGGGATTGAATGCTGAGACAGGTCTTCCGCTTCAGGCGTTCTATCCCTGA
- the ribBA gene encoding bifunctional 3,4-dihydroxy-2-butanone-4-phosphate synthase/GTP cyclohydrolase II, translating to MVDDEQRENEGDLICAAQFATPEAINFMATEARGLICLAMEGTRLDELDLPLMVDRNTDANETAFTVSIDAGREHGVSTGISAEDRARTIQVALQPDTRPQDLRRPGHIFPLRARKGGVLKRAGHTEAAVDLAQMAGLTAAGVICEIQNPDGSMARLAELRQYARQWGLKLISIADLISYRLANERFVQRQAHAVLPSQFGSFQAIGYRNVLDNSEHVALVKGDPASLQEPVLVRMHSECLTGDAFGSLRCDCRPQLEAALQRIEQEGAGVVVYLRQEGRGIGLINKLKAYSLQDGGLDTVEANERLGFPADLRNYGVGAQILSDLGIHRLRLLTNNPRKIAGLGGYGLQVEERVPLVMDAGRHNADYLATKRDKLGHLFIDGSPCTVLALAVSGDSSLWPDLRLRAEALARAQGLTLEPLHASRLLALWERPQFVWKLLPGTDDPGPLLKAMALWPETSRLGLMRVASEQTALHPPQTLERLDCSLDDLRLENARIGTFNEPCLIHWRISR from the coding sequence GTGGTCGATGACGAACAGCGGGAAAATGAAGGTGATCTGATCTGCGCGGCGCAGTTCGCGACGCCGGAGGCGATCAATTTCATGGCCACGGAGGCACGCGGACTGATCTGCCTTGCCATGGAGGGGACGAGGCTCGATGAGCTGGACCTCCCCCTGATGGTGGACCGCAACACCGATGCCAATGAAACCGCCTTCACGGTGAGCATTGACGCTGGCCGGGAACATGGCGTCAGCACAGGCATTTCAGCTGAGGATCGCGCCCGCACGATTCAGGTCGCTCTGCAACCGGACACCCGACCTCAGGATCTGAGGCGCCCCGGCCACATTTTTCCGTTGAGAGCGCGCAAGGGAGGTGTTCTGAAGCGCGCTGGACACACGGAGGCCGCTGTTGATCTGGCCCAGATGGCAGGTCTCACCGCAGCCGGCGTGATCTGTGAGATCCAGAACCCCGATGGATCCATGGCACGCCTCGCGGAGCTGCGCCAGTACGCGCGTCAGTGGGGTTTGAAGCTGATCAGCATCGCCGACCTGATCAGTTACCGGCTGGCCAACGAACGCTTCGTCCAGCGACAGGCCCATGCGGTGCTGCCGAGTCAGTTCGGATCGTTTCAGGCCATCGGTTACCGCAATGTTCTGGATAACTCAGAACACGTCGCACTGGTCAAAGGGGACCCGGCATCGCTGCAGGAACCGGTGCTCGTGCGCATGCACTCCGAATGTCTCACCGGTGATGCGTTCGGGTCGCTTCGTTGCGATTGCCGCCCACAGCTCGAAGCCGCCCTGCAACGAATCGAACAGGAAGGGGCGGGCGTCGTGGTGTATCTGCGGCAGGAGGGACGTGGAATCGGCCTGATCAACAAACTGAAGGCTTACAGCCTTCAGGACGGTGGTCTCGACACCGTGGAAGCGAATGAGCGCCTCGGCTTTCCAGCTGATCTGCGCAATTACGGGGTGGGGGCGCAGATTCTCTCGGATCTCGGCATACACCGTTTACGCCTGCTCACCAACAACCCACGCAAAATCGCCGGGCTCGGTGGTTACGGGTTGCAAGTCGAGGAGCGCGTCCCACTGGTGATGGATGCCGGCCGGCACAACGCCGATTACCTGGCCACCAAGCGAGACAAACTTGGCCATCTCTTCATCGATGGCAGTCCATGCACGGTTCTGGCCCTCGCCGTCAGCGGTGACAGCAGCCTCTGGCCCGATCTTCGCTTGCGCGCTGAAGCACTGGCCAGAGCGCAGGGCCTGACCCTTGAGCCCCTGCATGCCTCGCGTCTTCTGGCTCTTTGGGAACGGCCTCAGTTCGTCTGGAAATTGCTGCCTGGAACCGACGATCCAGGGCCGTTGCTCAAGGCGATGGCCCTCTGGCCTGAAACCAGCAGGCTCGGTCTGATGCGCGTCGCCAGCGAACAGACGGCCCTGCATCCACCCCAGACCCTCGAACGGCTGGATTGTTCACTCGACGATCTCAGGCTCGAGAACGCCCGGATCGGAACGTTCAACGAGCCCTGCCTGATTCACTGGCGGATCAGCCGCTGA
- a CDS encoding peptidylprolyl isomerase — translation MTKALMDTDAGLIELELFDTDAPNTVANFVKLVNEGFYDGLAFHRVIPGFMAQGGCPNTRAGAKGMPGTGGPGYQINCEINGQKHQAGTLAMAHAGKNTGGSQFYICYEAQPHLDGVHTVFGLTGSMDVVMKLSNGSRINKVTIQG, via the coding sequence ATGACCAAGGCCCTGATGGACACCGACGCAGGCCTGATCGAGCTCGAGCTTTTCGATACCGACGCCCCGAACACCGTTGCCAATTTTGTGAAGCTGGTGAACGAAGGCTTCTACGACGGTCTGGCGTTTCACCGCGTGATCCCAGGCTTCATGGCCCAGGGTGGCTGTCCCAACACCCGCGCGGGCGCCAAGGGGATGCCTGGAACCGGAGGCCCCGGTTATCAGATCAACTGTGAAATCAATGGCCAGAAGCATCAGGCGGGCACGTTGGCCATGGCCCATGCCGGCAAGAACACCGGTGGATCGCAGTTCTACATCTGCTACGAAGCCCAGCCCCACCTCGATGGTGTTCACACCGTTTTCGGGTTGACCGGATCGATGGATGTGGTGATGAAGCTGAGCAACGGTTCCAGGATCAACAAGGTGACCATTCAGGGCTGA
- the mtnP gene encoding S-methyl-5'-thioadenosine phosphorylase codes for MTVSPDLSQARVGVIGGSGLYAMPGLEDVRELTVQTPFGEPSDAFRLGRLKGMEVVFLARHGRHHQRLPREVPYPANLWAMRKLGVRWLISVSAVGSLQEHLRPRDMVVPDQFIDRSYQRPQTFFGDGCVAHVSLADPCCPILSELLAKAADAAMPQGHQLHRGGTYLCMEGPAFSTRAESKLYRSWGCSVIGMTNHTEARLAREAEIAYASLSMVTDFDCWHHEHDAVSVELVIDNLQANAAATGPILDGLMQRIGERRPASSAHTALAHALVTPRDVVPIETRRRLDLLTSPYWGSCDQI; via the coding sequence ATGACAGTGTCACCCGATCTCAGCCAGGCTCGCGTTGGGGTGATCGGCGGCAGCGGCCTTTACGCGATGCCAGGGCTTGAAGACGTGCGTGAGCTGACGGTGCAAACCCCGTTCGGCGAGCCATCGGATGCGTTTCGACTTGGGCGTCTGAAGGGAATGGAGGTCGTCTTTCTGGCGCGGCACGGACGCCATCACCAACGGCTTCCCCGGGAGGTTCCCTATCCCGCCAATCTCTGGGCGATGCGCAAGCTCGGTGTGCGCTGGCTGATCTCCGTCTCAGCCGTCGGCTCGTTGCAGGAGCATCTGCGCCCGCGCGACATGGTGGTGCCCGACCAGTTCATTGATCGCAGCTATCAACGACCGCAGACATTTTTCGGGGATGGTTGCGTCGCCCACGTGAGCCTCGCCGATCCCTGCTGTCCGATCCTGAGCGAGCTGCTGGCGAAGGCAGCCGATGCCGCCATGCCTCAAGGCCATCAGCTGCACCGTGGCGGAACCTATCTGTGCATGGAAGGGCCGGCCTTTTCCACAAGGGCTGAAAGCAAGCTCTACCGCAGCTGGGGTTGTTCGGTGATCGGCATGACCAATCACACCGAAGCGCGCCTGGCCAGGGAGGCGGAGATCGCGTATGCCTCCCTGAGCATGGTGACCGACTTCGACTGCTGGCATCACGAGCACGATGCCGTGAGCGTTGAACTGGTGATTGACAACCTGCAGGCCAACGCAGCGGCCACCGGTCCGATTCTGGATGGCCTGATGCAGCGGATCGGAGAGAGACGACCGGCATCGTCAGCCCATACCGCTCTCGCCCATGCCCTGGTGACGCCCAGGGATGTCGTTCCGATCGAGACACGACGTCGACTCGACCTGCTGACATCTCCCTACTGGGGGAGCTGCGATCAGATCTGA
- the murQ gene encoding N-acetylmuramic acid 6-phosphate etherase: MANVHKDLKPSEDRGHLLTEQANPLSINLDQLETPSLVNLFIEEDLRPQQAVAGAAPALSEAVDAIAERLRCGGRLYYLGAGTSGRLGVLDAAECPPTFCSDPEMVQGVLAGGSEALLRSSEGLEDQEMAGRADLDARSFCAEDCLVGIAAGGTTPYVRGGLAYAKAIGALAIAMACVPTEQAPLPCDIDIRLLTGPELLTGSTRLKAGTATKMALNILSTAVMVRLGKVYGNRMVDVAASNSKLVDRSLRILRDLAGVDRERGLRLLDQTDGSVKLALLMAAADLDRHEAELRLVDHNQQLRSALTALGGSLQI, translated from the coding sequence ATGGCCAACGTCCATAAGGATCTGAAGCCTTCCGAAGATCGAGGTCACCTGCTCACGGAGCAGGCCAATCCCCTGAGCATCAACCTCGATCAGCTGGAGACGCCCTCTCTGGTGAACCTGTTCATCGAGGAGGATCTGCGTCCTCAACAGGCCGTGGCGGGGGCTGCTCCAGCACTCTCAGAGGCTGTTGATGCCATCGCTGAACGGCTCCGTTGCGGTGGTCGCCTCTACTACCTCGGGGCTGGCACCTCAGGTCGTCTGGGTGTCCTGGATGCGGCGGAGTGCCCGCCGACCTTCTGCAGTGATCCCGAGATGGTGCAGGGCGTGCTGGCCGGTGGATCGGAGGCGCTGCTGCGCAGTTCCGAGGGCCTCGAAGACCAGGAGATGGCAGGCCGCGCGGATCTTGATGCGCGGTCGTTCTGTGCCGAGGACTGCCTGGTGGGTATCGCCGCAGGTGGCACCACGCCCTACGTGCGGGGAGGGCTCGCCTACGCCAAAGCGATCGGTGCGCTGGCGATTGCCATGGCCTGCGTTCCCACGGAACAGGCACCACTTCCCTGCGACATCGACATCCGTCTTCTGACGGGGCCGGAACTGCTGACGGGGTCCACCCGTCTGAAAGCCGGAACGGCAACGAAGATGGCCCTCAACATCCTCTCCACGGCGGTGATGGTCCGCCTTGGAAAGGTGTACGGCAACCGCATGGTTGACGTTGCTGCCAGCAACAGCAAGCTTGTCGACCGTTCCCTGCGCATTCTGCGGGATCTCGCGGGTGTGGATCGTGAGCGAGGTCTGCGATTGCTGGATCAGACCGACGGCTCCGTGAAGCTTGCCCTGTTGATGGCAGCCGCTGATCTGGATCGCCATGAGGCTGAACTGCGTCTGGTCGATCACAACCAGCAGTTGCGTTCCGCGCTGACTGCCCTCGGCGGGTCGCTTCAGATCTGA
- a CDS encoding DUF3110 domain-containing protein, with the protein MRVHVLLFDAGSDSEGIHSLEVGGRTVVLLFENLDDAERYAGLLEAQDFPVPTVEGLDREEVELFCSDAGYEARFIEAGFVPSTDEERLFMAPPEANKDVSNWQDQDGSAPVTVQDDESQVDSNPELDALRQRLEGLL; encoded by the coding sequence ATGAGAGTGCACGTTCTCCTGTTCGACGCCGGCAGTGACAGCGAAGGCATTCATTCCCTCGAGGTCGGCGGACGGACCGTGGTGCTTCTGTTCGAGAACCTTGATGACGCTGAGCGTTACGCGGGACTTCTCGAGGCTCAGGACTTCCCTGTACCGACCGTTGAGGGTCTGGATCGAGAGGAGGTTGAGCTGTTCTGCAGCGATGCCGGCTACGAGGCGCGCTTCATCGAAGCCGGCTTTGTTCCCAGCACTGACGAGGAGCGGCTGTTCATGGCCCCTCCGGAAGCCAACAAGGATGTCAGCAACTGGCAGGACCAGGACGGGTCAGCACCGGTGACAGTCCAGGACGATGAGTCCCAGGTCGATTCAAACCCTGAGCTGGATGCCTTGCGTCAACGTCTGGAGGGGTTGCTCTGA
- a CDS encoding DnaJ domain-containing protein encodes MTSVAEPDYWSLLGLPPDSDAKQLKRAFRREARRWHPDLNGNDPVAEERFKLVNEAYAVLSDPRRRQAWETGAVPGGASDDPFASGFPDFEDYLDVVLGRASTSVEPEPVATPRPEGAPSARTEPPVTSPPSPPPVRASEDLESLVELTPEQALYGTTVELTLDGGMVVELDTPPLAGDGWRLRLEGVAAGGCDHFLQLRVVTPEGLRIDGLRVHYRLELFPPDAALGCAVDVPTLDGPVTLQVPPGSSSGRLLRLRDRGLEMDDRRGDQLVEIVIVIPADLGDAERALYRRLQELALEADGL; translated from the coding sequence ATGACTTCCGTCGCTGAACCGGATTACTGGTCCTTACTGGGACTGCCGCCAGACAGTGATGCCAAGCAGCTGAAGCGGGCGTTCCGTCGTGAGGCCAGGCGTTGGCATCCGGATCTCAACGGCAATGACCCCGTTGCTGAAGAGCGCTTCAAACTCGTCAACGAGGCCTATGCGGTTCTCAGTGATCCACGGCGGCGCCAGGCCTGGGAGACCGGCGCTGTTCCGGGTGGCGCCAGCGACGACCCGTTCGCCAGTGGATTTCCCGATTTCGAGGATTATCTCGACGTGGTTCTGGGTCGAGCCAGCACCTCTGTCGAGCCTGAACCGGTCGCGACCCCCCGCCCCGAGGGCGCGCCATCGGCTCGGACGGAGCCCCCGGTCACGAGTCCCCCCAGTCCACCGCCGGTCAGGGCGAGCGAAGATCTTGAATCCCTTGTGGAGCTCACTCCCGAACAGGCGTTGTACGGCACCACCGTCGAGCTGACCTTGGACGGTGGCATGGTCGTGGAGCTGGACACTCCGCCGTTGGCCGGCGATGGCTGGCGTTTGCGTCTGGAGGGTGTCGCGGCCGGTGGCTGTGACCACTTTCTTCAACTGAGGGTTGTGACGCCAGAGGGCCTGAGAATTGATGGCCTGAGAGTCCACTACAGACTCGAGCTGTTCCCTCCGGACGCTGCCCTCGGCTGCGCCGTTGATGTTCCCACCCTGGATGGTCCTGTGACCCTCCAGGTCCCACCTGGCTCCTCCAGCGGCCGCTTGCTGCGTCTGCGGGATCGAGGTCTGGAAATGGACGATCGTCGTGGTGATCAGCTCGTTGAAATTGTGATCGTGATCCCAGCCGATCTTGGCGATGCAGAGCGCGCTCTCTACCGCCGACTGCAGGAACTGGCCCTCGAGGCTGATGGTCTCTGA
- the dnaK gene encoding molecular chaperone DnaK codes for MGRIVGIDLGTTNSVVAVLEAGRPQVIANAEGGRTTPSVVGYSKDQELLVGQLARRQLVLSPRNTFSNLKRFVGREWDELDDSSLTVPYTVRANDRGQVRIPCPLTEREYAPEELVASIIRKLVDDASTYLGETVEAAVITVPAYFNDAQRQATRDAGRLAGISVERILNEPTSAALAYGFDRSAVRRVLVFDLGGGTFDVSLLRIANGVFDVKSTNGDTQLGGNDFDQRIVNWMADAFLKEHEIDLRRDRQALQRLTEAAEKAKQELSGVLSTPISLPFIATGPEGPLHIETSLDRSTFESLCPDLLDRLLSPVQAALRDSGWAADDVDDVVLVGGATRMPMVQQLVRTLVPLDPCQSVNPDEVVAIGAAVQAGILTGELRDLLLNDVTPLSLGLETVGGLMKVLIPRNTPIPVRQSDVFSTSEANQSSVEIHVWQGERQMASDNKSLGRFRLSGIPPAPRGVPQVQVAFDIDANGLLQVSATDRTTGRKQSVSIQGGSNLNEDEVQALLAEAEARADEDRRVRKQVERRNRSQTLVAQAERRLRDAALEFGPYGAERQQRAVEMAMRDVQDCLDQENLQDLDLATSGLEEALFGLNRRLSAERQVDSNPLQGIRNTLGSLKDELFSDDDWEDDPWANSGRPPARSRGMSRRDLDPWDDDFRR; via the coding sequence ATGGGGCGGATCGTCGGGATTGACCTGGGGACGACAAACTCTGTCGTTGCAGTGCTGGAAGCCGGCCGTCCCCAGGTGATCGCTAATGCCGAGGGCGGTCGAACCACACCGTCTGTCGTCGGATACAGCAAGGATCAGGAGCTGCTGGTCGGTCAGCTGGCCCGACGTCAGCTGGTGTTGAGCCCCCGCAACACCTTTTCGAATCTCAAGCGTTTTGTCGGGCGTGAATGGGATGAACTTGACGACAGCAGCCTCACCGTTCCCTACACGGTTCGAGCCAATGACAGAGGTCAGGTCCGTATCCCCTGTCCCCTCACTGAGCGGGAGTACGCCCCTGAAGAACTCGTTGCGAGCATCATTCGGAAGCTTGTGGATGATGCTTCCACCTACCTGGGGGAAACGGTCGAAGCCGCTGTGATCACGGTGCCGGCCTATTTCAACGATGCGCAGCGTCAGGCGACCCGTGATGCCGGTCGACTCGCTGGGATTTCAGTCGAGCGAATCCTGAACGAGCCCACCTCGGCAGCCCTGGCCTACGGCTTTGACCGCAGTGCGGTGCGTCGGGTCCTGGTTTTCGATCTTGGCGGCGGAACGTTTGATGTGTCCCTGCTGCGGATCGCAAACGGGGTCTTCGACGTCAAGTCCACCAACGGGGATACCCAACTGGGAGGCAACGACTTTGATCAACGGATCGTGAACTGGATGGCGGATGCCTTCCTGAAGGAGCATGAGATCGATCTGCGGCGTGATCGTCAGGCCTTGCAGCGGCTGACCGAGGCGGCAGAAAAGGCCAAGCAGGAACTGTCCGGCGTTCTCAGCACTCCCATCTCGCTGCCGTTCATCGCCACCGGACCCGAGGGACCGCTGCACATCGAGACCTCCCTCGATCGCTCCACCTTCGAATCCCTCTGTCCAGACCTGCTCGATCGCCTCCTGAGTCCGGTTCAGGCGGCCTTGCGGGATTCCGGCTGGGCTGCTGACGATGTGGATGATGTGGTTCTGGTTGGTGGCGCGACGCGGATGCCCATGGTTCAACAGCTGGTCCGAACCTTGGTGCCACTCGATCCCTGTCAGTCCGTCAATCCCGATGAGGTGGTGGCCATCGGTGCAGCGGTTCAGGCCGGCATCCTCACGGGTGAACTGAGGGATCTGCTGCTCAACGATGTGACACCGCTGTCCCTCGGCCTCGAGACCGTCGGTGGACTGATGAAGGTTCTGATTCCCCGGAACACACCCATCCCCGTCCGTCAGTCCGATGTCTTCAGCACCTCGGAAGCCAATCAGTCCTCCGTTGAAATCCATGTCTGGCAGGGGGAACGTCAGATGGCTTCCGACAACAAATCCCTTGGTCGCTTCCGCTTGTCCGGGATTCCTCCAGCTCCGAGGGGCGTGCCGCAGGTGCAGGTTGCCTTCGACATCGACGCCAACGGCCTGCTGCAGGTGAGCGCAACCGATCGAACCACCGGACGCAAGCAGTCGGTTTCGATTCAAGGTGGCTCGAATCTCAATGAGGATGAGGTTCAGGCCCTGCTGGCGGAGGCTGAAGCCCGTGCAGATGAGGATCGCCGAGTCCGCAAGCAGGTCGAACGGCGCAACCGATCGCAGACCCTGGTGGCCCAGGCTGAACGCCGTTTACGGGATGCAGCACTGGAATTCGGGCCGTACGGAGCCGAGCGTCAGCAGCGAGCGGTGGAGATGGCGATGCGCGATGTTCAGGACTGTCTGGATCAGGAGAATCTGCAGGATCTCGATCTCGCCACCAGTGGCCTGGAAGAGGCTCTGTTCGGCCTCAACCGTCGCTTGTCGGCGGAACGACAGGTCGACAGCAATCCCCTGCAAGGCATCCGCAACACCCTTGGTTCCCTGAAAGATGAGTTGTTTTCGGATGACGACTGGGAGGATGACCCGTGGGCGAATTCCGGGCGTCCTCCCGCACGCAGTCGCGGCATGAGCCGGCGAGATCTTGATCCCTGGGACGATGACTTCCGTCGCTGA
- the pstC gene encoding phosphate ABC transporter permease subunit PstC, translated as MSSGADQLYRLRHRPPSERLVDIGFKNVVVILASMVALILFAILLVVFLGGLESMGRYGWSFLTTSNWNPVDDEYGAAAAIYGTLVTSFLSLLIAVPLGVGTAIFITENIIPRAIRQVIGVMVELLAAIPSVVLGLWAIFVMEPFIRPALDLLHTLLWWLPFFSTPPMGPGTMPAVLILVVMILPIITAISRDSLNQVPTKLRQAAYGIGTTRWGAILNVILPAAISGIVGGVMLALGRAMGETMAVTMIIGNSNNFNLSLLAPGNTIASMLANQFGEADGSQVSSLMYAAFVLIVMTLAVNIIAQWMVRRLSLKY; from the coding sequence ATGTCCAGCGGTGCAGACCAGCTCTACCGACTTCGACACCGTCCGCCATCAGAGAGACTGGTGGATATTGGCTTCAAAAATGTCGTTGTGATTCTGGCCTCAATGGTGGCCTTGATTCTTTTTGCAATCCTGCTTGTTGTCTTCCTTGGTGGCCTTGAATCGATGGGTCGCTACGGATGGTCATTCTTAACAACTTCAAACTGGAATCCGGTTGATGATGAATACGGAGCAGCCGCAGCGATTTACGGAACCCTTGTTACATCCTTTTTGTCTCTATTAATTGCCGTTCCTCTCGGCGTAGGCACTGCAATTTTCATCACAGAAAATATTATCCCGCGTGCAATCAGACAGGTCATTGGAGTGATGGTGGAACTCCTCGCTGCGATTCCTTCGGTGGTTCTGGGCCTCTGGGCGATCTTCGTGATGGAACCGTTTATTCGCCCCGCCCTTGACTTGCTTCACACCCTGCTGTGGTGGCTGCCCTTCTTCAGCACACCGCCCATGGGTCCTGGAACAATGCCGGCCGTTCTGATTCTGGTTGTGATGATTCTGCCGATCATCACAGCGATCTCAAGGGACTCCCTGAATCAGGTCCCGACAAAGCTGAGGCAGGCTGCCTATGGCATCGGAACGACGCGATGGGGGGCCATCTTGAATGTGATTCTTCCGGCCGCGATATCTGGAATTGTTGGTGGTGTGATGCTGGCGCTGGGACGAGCGATGGGAGAAACCATGGCAGTCACAATGATTATTGGAAACTCCAACAATTTCAATCTCTCGTTGTTGGCACCTGGGAACACGATTGCATCCATGCTTGCCAATCAGTTTGGTGAAGCTGACGGTTCTCAGGTGTCATCACTGATGTATGCAGCTTTCGTGTTGATCGTTATGACGTTGGCCGTCAATATCATTGCGCAATGGATGGTGAGAAGACTCAGTCTTAAATATTGA
- the pstA gene encoding phosphate ABC transporter permease PstA, translating to MVTISQTQSINKRTDLTYKPDIKRNIISRILTILAGLFSTVSVLPLILVLGYVLLKGASKISLTLLTELPPPPGLDGGGIGNALVGTFVVTAVAALVAIPIGVGGGIYLAEYSRSGPFAQFIRFGTNVLSGIPSIIAGVFIYGTIVTSRIVFGNAYSALAGGMALAILMLPTVIKTTDEGLKLVPNDLRRASLGVGASRFMTIIRVTLPSAFTPIATGIVLAIARAAGETAPLIFTALFSQFWPDSLFNPIATLSVLIYNFANMPYDAQIELAWAASFVLVALVLILNLFSRWLARFASR from the coding sequence ATGGTTACTATCTCCCAGACTCAATCGATCAACAAGCGCACAGATCTGACTTACAAGCCAGATATCAAGCGTAATATTATCAGTCGCATTCTCACCATCCTGGCCGGACTTTTTTCAACGGTTTCCGTTTTACCACTGATCCTGGTGCTTGGTTATGTTCTTCTCAAAGGCGCATCCAAGATCAGCCTCACACTGTTAACCGAACTGCCCCCTCCACCCGGCCTGGATGGCGGCGGCATCGGAAACGCCTTGGTTGGAACGTTTGTCGTTACGGCAGTTGCTGCATTGGTTGCCATTCCAATCGGGGTTGGTGGTGGCATTTATCTGGCCGAATACTCCCGCAGTGGACCCTTCGCTCAATTCATAAGATTTGGGACCAATGTTCTCTCCGGCATCCCATCAATCATCGCCGGTGTATTCATCTACGGGACGATCGTGACCAGCCGGATTGTCTTTGGCAATGCCTACAGCGCACTTGCCGGAGGCATGGCACTGGCGATTTTGATGTTACCGACAGTGATCAAAACAACCGACGAGGGACTGAAACTCGTTCCCAATGATTTGCGGCGAGCCTCACTTGGTGTTGGAGCATCACGCTTCATGACCATCATTCGTGTCACGCTCCCCTCAGCCTTTACACCCATTGCCACTGGCATCGTGCTCGCGATTGCCAGGGCCGCTGGAGAAACAGCACCGCTGATCTTCACGGCCCTGTTCTCACAGTTCTGGCCAGACAGTCTGTTCAACCCAATCGCCACGCTCTCCGTACTGATCTACAACTTTGCAAACATGCCCTACGACGCGCAGATTGAACTGGCCTGGGCCGCTTCCTTTGTTCTGGTGGCACTGGTCCTGATCCTCAATCTTTTCTCCCGCTGGCTGGCTCGATTCGCCTCAAGGTGA